The genomic segment GAGCCTGCGCGACTTCTTTCTCGCGTTCGTTGTCATCATCAGAGCAGCCTATCAATATTTGGTAACCCGCTTGGCGCGAGTTGTATTCGAGTAGCTTGGCCAGTTTTGCGTAACTGCTGTTTTCAAGATCGGGAATAATTAAGCCAAAAGAACGTGAGTGTCCTGCTCTTAGTGAACTGGCTGCCCTATCTGGTTGGTAGTTGTGATCATTGACTACCGCCATGACTTTTTGTTGCGTTTTTGCACTGATTCGATATTGCTGCGCCTTGCCATTGATGACATAACTGGCGGTGGTTTTCGATACGCCGGCGAGTTTGGCAATTTCATCCAATGTCATAATAAACGATCCTTTAAAGTGTGCGCATGATCATAGATATCAATGCCAAGTGAAAACAGAATTTGCATTATAAGCTGAATCGGTTCAGTATAAAAGCTGAAACGATTCAGCAGCGAGATAAAAGTGAGGACATCGCCGTTTTGATGTTAACTTTGCCTTGTTTTAGGCTTCTCTGTGTTCGATGCGTTGGGGAATGGATTGTTCTTTTTGAGAATGAAAAATTTTTTATCTCAATGCTGAATCGATTCAGCATTCGATTTTTACTGTGATAGGTAAAGTTATTCTTGGTGGCGGCATGGGTTTGCGGCCATCTATTTGTACTACGAGAGGCAACTATGCTGACTTTAACTTCCGATGACATCACTCTGGGCCAAAGCGCGAGTAATAAACTGGCGGCGATTAAAAATATCGCTCACCAATTACAACAAAGACAACTTGTTGAGCCCGGATACGTCAATGGCATGCTCGAGCGTGAACAACAGAGCTCGACCTACCTTGGCAATGGTATTGCAATTCCACACGGCACCACACAAACCCGTGACAAGGTGATCAAAACCGGAGTGAGTATTTTCCACTTTCCGAATGGCGTCGATTGGCACGATGGCAACACCGTGTATCTGGCCATAGGTATTGCGGCTAAATCGGATGAACATCTATCCATTTTAAAACAATTGACCAAAGTATTAAGTGCCGATGGCATCGATGAGCAACTAAAAAACGCCACCGATAGCAAACAGCTGATCGAGATTTTACAAGGCAATGCCGCCCTGCCCTGCCACCTAGATGAGTCGCTGATCGCTTTGTCGTTTCCTGCCGACGACATGCTACAGCTCAGTGTCGCTGGGGCCGGATTATTAAAAAATCAGCAATGTGTCACCGCGACATTTGTCGCTAATGCGATTGACTGTGCGCCCTCCCACCTCGGGAACGGATTGTGGTTAATGCATTCTGATCAGCACGTCACTCAACCTGCAGCCAGTTTTGTTTCCGTCGCTAAGGCCTTTACGCATCAACAAAAAGAAGTGAAGGGGCTGCTGATACTTGCCGGCCAAGCGGATGCTTTGCTTCCTCAATTAAACAATGTGGTTGAACTGTTGTGGAACAAGCACCAAGAAACCTTGTTCAATCAAACCAATAAAGCCGATGTGGTGGCAACATTGCAAGGCCAAGTGCCGGCAGGCGACACCCAATCTGCCTCAGCATCCCATGACGATAACAACGCACACAGCGCGGTGTTTACCATCAATAATGCCCACGGCCTGCACGCCAGACCCGGTGCCATGTTGGTTGCTGAAGCGAAGCGTTTCCAAGCCAAAATTCAAGTTGCCAACCTCAATGGCGACAACAAAAGCGTCAATGCCAAGAGTTTGATGAAAGTGATCGCGATGGGCGTTCTCAAAGGGCATCAACTGCAGTTCACCGCTCAAGGTGAAGACGCCGCTGAAGCGCTCGATGCGATTGGCAAGGTTATTTCACAAGGCCTTGGTGAGGCGTAGGAGTTATCATGACCAGTCACACATCAATGACCGATAAAGTGGTAACCATTACCCTCAACCCCGCTTTAGATCTTACCGGAGAGCTGGATACGCTCACGCCAGGGGCCGTCAATCTCGTCAACCGCAGCACGTTGCACCCTGCTGGTAAAGGGGTCAATGTCGCTAAAGTGTTGTGCGAGTTGGGCG from the Vibrio sp. HB236076 genome contains:
- the fruB gene encoding fused PTS fructose transporter subunit IIA/HPr protein, whose product is MLTLTSDDITLGQSASNKLAAIKNIAHQLQQRQLVEPGYVNGMLEREQQSSTYLGNGIAIPHGTTQTRDKVIKTGVSIFHFPNGVDWHDGNTVYLAIGIAAKSDEHLSILKQLTKVLSADGIDEQLKNATDSKQLIEILQGNAALPCHLDESLIALSFPADDMLQLSVAGAGLLKNQQCVTATFVANAIDCAPSHLGNGLWLMHSDQHVTQPAASFVSVAKAFTHQQKEVKGLLILAGQADALLPQLNNVVELLWNKHQETLFNQTNKADVVATLQGQVPAGDTQSASASHDDNNAHSAVFTINNAHGLHARPGAMLVAEAKRFQAKIQVANLNGDNKSVNAKSLMKVIAMGVLKGHQLQFTAQGEDAAEALDAIGKVISQGLGEA